A section of the Rhodobacteraceae bacterium M382 genome encodes:
- a CDS encoding carboxymuconolactone decarboxylase family protein: MTWQAKLNDTRKGLRNLNGAIPETAQAFGGLGKAVKTGGVLDFKTKEFVALGIAVADRCEPCISLHIEALVKSGATRAEVADVLGMCIQMGGGPAMMYAAKALECFDELNA; the protein is encoded by the coding sequence ATGACATGGCAGGCGAAATTGAACGACACCCGCAAGGGGCTCAGAAACCTGAATGGTGCCATCCCGGAAACCGCGCAGGCCTTTGGCGGTTTGGGCAAAGCCGTCAAAACAGGGGGTGTGCTTGATTTCAAAACCAAGGAATTCGTGGCGCTGGGAATTGCTGTCGCAGATCGGTGTGAGCCGTGCATCTCGCTGCACATTGAAGCCCTGGTCAAATCCGGTGCCACCCGCGCCGAAGTGGCGGATGTCCTGGGCATGTGCATCCAGATGGGCGGAGGCCCTGCCATGATGTATGCAGCCAAGGCGCTGGAATGCTTTGACGAGCTGAACGCCTGA
- a CDS encoding BMP family ABC transporter substrate-binding protein codes for MKLTKLFTGAAVALGLATGLSTAAMAMDKTKVGFVYVGPVGDGGWTYEHNKGRLAVEAEFGDKVETVFVESVPEGPDAERVMTQMALQGADLIFTTSFGYMDPTINVAKKFPKVKFEHATGYKQAENVSVYSARFYEGRAVQGTIAGHMTKSNIIGYIGSYPIPEVIRGINSAYIHAQKVNPDVEFKIIWAYTWFDPAKEADAAKVLIEQGADVILQHTDSTAPQAAAQAAGNVITFGQASDMSEYGPMPRVSSIIDDWAPYYIARTQAVMDGTWTSVNTWDGIGAGMVGIGEISDAVPADVKATALALKDALADGSYHAFTGPLKKQDGSDWLAEGETADDGTLAGMNFYVEGLEGDIPQ; via the coding sequence ATGAAACTGACCAAACTGTTTACCGGCGCCGCCGTTGCGCTGGGTCTGGCCACCGGCCTAAGCACCGCAGCCATGGCGATGGACAAAACCAAAGTGGGCTTTGTGTATGTCGGGCCTGTCGGCGACGGCGGCTGGACCTATGAACACAACAAGGGCCGTCTGGCTGTTGAGGCGGAATTCGGTGACAAGGTCGAAACCGTATTCGTTGAATCCGTGCCCGAAGGTCCCGACGCAGAACGCGTGATGACCCAGATGGCGCTGCAGGGTGCCGACCTTATCTTTACCACGTCGTTTGGCTATATGGATCCCACGATCAACGTGGCCAAGAAGTTCCCAAAGGTGAAATTCGAACACGCCACCGGCTATAAGCAGGCCGAAAACGTATCGGTCTATTCCGCCCGTTTCTATGAAGGGCGCGCCGTACAGGGCACCATCGCCGGTCACATGACCAAATCCAACATCATCGGCTATATCGGCTCTTATCCGATCCCCGAAGTGATCCGCGGCATCAATTCGGCCTATATCCACGCCCAAAAGGTCAACCCCGATGTCGAGTTCAAGATCATCTGGGCCTATACTTGGTTTGACCCGGCCAAAGAGGCCGACGCCGCCAAGGTGCTGATCGAACAGGGCGCCGACGTGATCCTGCAGCACACCGATTCCACCGCGCCCCAGGCCGCCGCACAGGCCGCAGGCAACGTGATCACCTTTGGTCAGGCATCGGACATGAGCGAATACGGCCCAATGCCGCGCGTCAGCTCGATCATTGATGACTGGGCCCCCTATTACATCGCCCGCACCCAGGCGGTCATGGACGGTACATGGACATCTGTGAACACCTGGGACGGCATCGGTGCCGGCATGGTTGGCATCGGCGAGATCTCCGATGCGGTTCCTGCCGACGTCAAAGCAACCGCTCTGGCCCTGAAAGACGCTCTGGCGGATGGCTCTTACCACGCCTTCACCGGACCGCTGAAAAAGCAGGACGGCAGCGATTGGTTGGCAGAGGGTGAAACCGCAGACGACGGCACCCTGGCCGGCATGAATTTCTATGTCGAAGGTCTGGAAGGCGATATCCCGCAGTAA
- a CDS encoding FAD-dependent oxidoreductase, producing MKTQVKALVVGGGAVGTSIAYHLAKAGWDDVMLIERDELTSGSTWHAAGLLPLFNMSYATTHIHKYSVDFYKTLEEETGLNAGFAVVGNLRMAQTDERMDEYMLYASTAETCDVDYEWLTPDQIKERWPLIETGDLKGAIYHTEDGYINPADVTQAMAKGARQRGVDIVRKLQADAFHWTGTHWEVTCTKMVEKGGNLIPSDEQVVITAEHVVTASGNHAQRTAKMLGIKMPAIPVEHTFIVMDKDPELVKWREAGNPEHPVVRDADNESYAREERGGWILGIYERGAPAQFEHGVPDSFRADLFPLDLDRIADQYMAMAERVPSCAESGLKDDFNGPICYTPDGNPLVGPAPGLRNMWLAEGFSFGITAAGGTGYYLAQMMVDGEAEIDMASLDPKRYSSNWMTTEFAARKNEECYEHVYILHHPDEERPAARPLRTAPAFDRQKARGAQFGWVNGWERPNYFGPVDAPENFDHDARSFRRGGWWQHAVEEAKAIREGVGLIDATAFTKHVVKGPGATQFLDWFTCNKLPKVGRINLTYALTAFGTTRTEYTIVRNGENNYYIVSAGAWSEYDADFLRKAAEDKMEEFGYVEIQDVTTQWGVFAIAGPKSRDVLKEVIVDADPETALSNKRFPWLSARQIELGMCPVNAIRVAYTGELGWELHHPMEMQNYLFDLLEKAGEKHGMKLVGARAQNWLRQEKSYRAFGNELGRDATPLEADLPRFVDLNKEFHGKDKLVETGVRVKCCTLLIDGPADADPWGREVLYTPEGERVGRLTSGGYSVAFEKSIGMGYVKPEQAVEGTKLQVKIQDKLWDAVVTCDSPYDPKNEVIRKDG from the coding sequence ATGAAAACCCAAGTCAAAGCACTGGTCGTCGGCGGTGGTGCCGTCGGCACGTCGATTGCGTATCACCTCGCCAAGGCGGGATGGGACGATGTTATGTTGATCGAACGCGACGAGCTGACGTCGGGTTCGACCTGGCACGCGGCTGGCCTGCTGCCGCTGTTCAACATGTCCTATGCGACCACCCATATCCACAAATACTCGGTGGATTTCTACAAGACCCTCGAAGAGGAAACCGGGCTGAACGCCGGGTTTGCCGTCGTTGGCAACCTGCGCATGGCGCAGACGGACGAACGCATGGACGAATACATGCTTTATGCGTCGACCGCGGAAACCTGCGACGTGGACTATGAATGGCTGACCCCGGACCAGATCAAAGAGCGCTGGCCGCTGATCGAAACCGGCGACCTGAAGGGGGCAATCTATCACACCGAAGACGGGTATATTAACCCGGCCGACGTGACCCAGGCGATGGCCAAGGGGGCCCGTCAGCGCGGTGTCGACATCGTGCGCAAACTGCAGGCCGATGCCTTCCACTGGACCGGCACCCATTGGGAAGTCACCTGCACCAAGATGGTGGAAAAAGGCGGCAACCTGATTCCCTCTGACGAGCAGGTGGTGATCACGGCCGAGCACGTCGTGACCGCGTCCGGAAACCACGCGCAGCGTACCGCGAAAATGTTGGGTATCAAGATGCCCGCGATCCCGGTCGAGCACACGTTCATCGTCATGGACAAAGACCCCGAGCTGGTCAAATGGCGTGAAGCCGGCAACCCCGAGCATCCCGTTGTGCGCGACGCCGACAATGAATCCTATGCCCGCGAAGAGCGCGGCGGCTGGATCCTGGGCATCTACGAACGCGGCGCACCTGCACAGTTCGAGCACGGCGTGCCGGACAGCTTCCGGGCCGATCTGTTCCCGCTGGATCTGGACCGGATCGCGGATCAATACATGGCGATGGCCGAACGCGTCCCGTCCTGTGCCGAATCCGGCCTCAAGGACGACTTCAACGGCCCGATCTGCTATACCCCAGACGGCAACCCGCTGGTTGGTCCGGCACCGGGTCTGCGCAACATGTGGCTGGCTGAAGGTTTCAGCTTTGGTATCACCGCTGCGGGCGGCACCGGCTACTATCTGGCGCAGATGATGGTCGATGGCGAAGCCGAAATCGACATGGCCTCGCTCGACCCCAAACGGTATTCCTCCAACTGGATGACCACCGAGTTCGCAGCGCGCAAGAACGAAGAGTGCTATGAGCACGTCTATATCCTGCACCACCCGGACGAAGAACGCCCGGCGGCCCGTCCGCTGCGTACTGCGCCCGCGTTTGATCGTCAAAAGGCCCGTGGCGCACAGTTCGGCTGGGTCAATGGCTGGGAACGCCCCAACTATTTCGGTCCCGTCGATGCGCCGGAAAACTTTGACCATGATGCGCGGTCTTTCCGCCGGGGTGGCTGGTGGCAGCATGCTGTCGAAGAAGCCAAGGCAATCCGCGAAGGCGTCGGCCTGATCGACGCCACCGCGTTCACCAAGCACGTGGTCAAGGGCCCCGGTGCCACCCAGTTCCTGGACTGGTTCACCTGCAACAAGCTGCCCAAAGTTGGGCGCATCAACCTGACCTATGCGCTGACTGCATTCGGCACCACCCGCACCGAATACACCATCGTGCGCAATGGCGAGAACAACTATTACATCGTGTCCGCCGGTGCCTGGTCGGAATATGACGCCGACTTCCTGCGCAAAGCTGCCGAAGACAAGATGGAAGAGTTCGGATACGTCGAAATCCAGGATGTCACTACCCAGTGGGGCGTTTTTGCCATCGCAGGCCCGAAATCGCGCGACGTGCTGAAAGAGGTGATCGTCGATGCCGATCCGGAAACGGCGCTGTCGAACAAGCGGTTCCCCTGGTTGTCGGCGCGTCAGATCGAATTGGGCATGTGCCCGGTGAACGCCATTCGCGTGGCCTATACCGGCGAATTGGGATGGGAATTGCACCACCCGATGGAAATGCAGAACTATCTGTTCGATCTGCTGGAAAAAGCCGGTGAAAAGCACGGCATGAAGTTGGTCGGTGCCCGCGCGCAGAACTGGTTGCGTCAGGAGAAATCCTATCGTGCCTTTGGCAACGAATTGGGCCGTGACGCGACCCCGCTCGAAGCCGACCTGCCGCGTTTCGTGGATCTGAACAAGGAGTTCCACGGCAAGGACAAATTGGTCGAGACCGGTGTGCGCGTAAAGTGCTGCACCCTGTTGATCGACGGCCCTGCCGATGCTGATCCCTGGGGCCGCGAGGTGCTTTATACGCCCGAAGGCGAGCGCGTGGGTCGTCTGACCTCGGGTGGCTATTCGGTGGCCTTTGAGAAATCCATCGGTATGGGCTATGTCAAACCCGAGCAAGCGGTCGAAGGCACCAAATTGCAGGTCAAGATCCAGGACAAGCTGTGGGATGCGGTTGTCACCTGCGACAGCCCCTATGACCCCAAGAACGAAGTCATCCGCAAGGACGGGTGA
- a CDS encoding LysR family transcriptional regulator: MYQMQINALKTFLTIVQTGSFHAAAGELNITQTAVSARIKSLEAGVEAKLFERGPGGTRLSSAGRQFRPYAEQMLRTWDLVRADLSGAMRGRVSLRLGSQLSIWDPLLVDVAVWLEQDQGKVPFVINYDHALNMGQAVEQQLLDIAIVNETPPGTRLGVEEFPPETLYLVADRPVDLRVGDLPLFINLEFGPEYDAQLQVVLPGRSQQHIVLGNALMGLRYLLKRGGMGFFPETMIDEHLASGRLHKVTGAERMSLSCKALYLTENPNLTSIQEVMRGLRQIRPAKGNGSRI; the protein is encoded by the coding sequence TTGTATCAGATGCAGATCAACGCGCTCAAGACCTTTCTCACCATTGTTCAAACTGGCAGCTTCCATGCTGCTGCCGGCGAATTGAACATCACGCAAACGGCGGTGAGCGCCCGGATCAAAAGTCTGGAAGCAGGGGTGGAGGCCAAGCTGTTTGAACGCGGACCCGGGGGAACGCGGCTCAGCTCGGCAGGGCGCCAATTTCGGCCCTATGCCGAACAAATGTTGCGCACCTGGGATCTGGTCCGGGCGGATCTGTCCGGTGCCATGCGCGGGCGCGTGTCGCTGCGGTTGGGCTCGCAATTGTCGATCTGGGATCCGTTGCTGGTGGATGTGGCGGTTTGGCTGGAACAGGATCAGGGCAAGGTGCCTTTTGTGATCAATTATGATCACGCGTTGAACATGGGGCAGGCTGTAGAGCAACAATTGCTGGATATCGCCATCGTCAACGAAACCCCGCCCGGCACCCGCCTTGGCGTCGAGGAATTCCCGCCCGAAACACTGTATCTGGTGGCCGATCGGCCGGTGGACCTGCGTGTTGGCGACCTGCCGCTGTTTATCAATCTCGAGTTTGGTCCCGAGTATGATGCCCAACTGCAGGTCGTATTGCCTGGTCGGTCCCAGCAGCATATCGTGTTGGGGAATGCGTTGATGGGGCTGCGCTATTTGCTGAAACGGGGAGGGATGGGCTTCTTTCCCGAGACAATGATTGACGAACACCTGGCAAGCGGGCGATTGCACAAGGTAACGGGAGCAGAGCGGATGTCGCTCAGTTGCAAAGCTTTGTACCTGACGGAGAACCCAAACCTGACATCGATTCAGGAAGTCATGCGGGGGCTGCGCCAGATCCGGCCCGCCAAAGGCAACGGATCACGAATCTGA
- a CDS encoding glycoside hydrolase family 25 protein, with the protein MRAVLSLVLLLLLALPAAAQVPRGLGDSDPVDFKGKPPSRYPVHGIDVARFQPQVDWTQARKAGIDFAFIKATEGGDFLDPMFKSHWRGAGRARILRGAYHFFYFCRPAADQARWFIRNVPKTRGMLPPVLDMEWNPFSPTCTKRPHGSVVRREAQIFLDMIERHYGQRPILYTTPEFYRQTDIGKLKNTEFWVRSTAKTPDRAYPKQNWHFWQYSSTGIVPGIEGDVDLNAFGGSKRQWKRWVAARQNQ; encoded by the coding sequence ATGCGCGCGGTTTTGTCCCTAGTTTTGCTCCTGCTATTGGCCCTTCCAGCCGCCGCACAGGTTCCACGTGGCCTGGGGGACAGCGACCCGGTTGATTTCAAGGGAAAGCCGCCCAGCCGCTATCCTGTTCACGGGATAGATGTCGCCCGCTTCCAGCCCCAGGTCGATTGGACCCAGGCCCGCAAGGCAGGAATAGATTTCGCGTTTATCAAGGCCACCGAAGGCGGGGACTTTCTGGACCCGATGTTCAAATCCCATTGGCGTGGCGCGGGACGCGCCAGAATCCTTCGCGGCGCGTATCACTTTTTCTATTTCTGCCGACCGGCTGCGGACCAGGCCCGTTGGTTCATCCGCAATGTCCCCAAGACCCGCGGCATGCTCCCGCCGGTTCTGGACATGGAATGGAACCCGTTTTCACCAACCTGCACAAAACGCCCCCATGGATCGGTTGTGCGACGGGAAGCCCAGATATTTCTGGACATGATCGAACGCCATTACGGTCAACGTCCGATCCTGTACACCACGCCTGAATTCTACCGTCAAACCGACATCGGGAAATTGAAGAACACGGAATTCTGGGTGCGATCAACGGCAAAAACCCCCGACCGCGCCTATCCGAAACAAAACTGGCATTTCTGGCAATACAGCAGCACAGGCATCGTTCCCGGCATAGAAGGCGACGTTGATCTGAACGCTTTTGGCGGCAGCAAACGCCAATGGAAACGCTGGGTCGCCGCCCGTCAGAACCAATAG
- a CDS encoding DUF938 domain-containing protein, giving the protein MPRRSVPTSASVAQTQGDKMIAPSASRNRTAICDLLVQIAPPEGLALELASGTGQHVALFAQRLPGLRWQPTEIDTARHPSILAHVTDAGVSNVLEPVAVDATAPGWGHQHSGQSLIVVINLLHLIAESEVQTLIHEAAQALAPGGRFVIYGPFRQGGELISDADRAFDASLTAHDPAIGYKDDFDTMDWVQDAGLEMSQIIEMPANNLALIAEKPVF; this is encoded by the coding sequence ATGCCCCGCAGATCGGTTCCCACCTCCGCTTCGGTGGCACAAACGCAAGGCGACAAGATGATCGCGCCATCAGCCAGTCGAAATCGCACTGCAATCTGCGATCTGCTTGTTCAGATTGCCCCACCTGAGGGACTGGCCTTGGAACTGGCCAGTGGCACGGGACAGCATGTGGCGCTGTTTGCACAGCGTCTGCCCGGCCTCCGCTGGCAACCCACCGAGATCGACACCGCCCGACATCCCTCCATTCTGGCCCATGTCACTGACGCTGGTGTCTCCAATGTTCTGGAACCGGTGGCGGTGGATGCGACAGCCCCTGGATGGGGGCACCAGCACTCTGGCCAATCGTTGATCGTTGTGATCAACCTGCTGCATCTGATTGCCGAATCCGAAGTCCAGACCCTGATCCACGAAGCCGCCCAAGCGTTGGCACCAGGGGGGCGGTTTGTCATTTATGGCCCCTTCCGTCAGGGCGGAGAATTGATCAGCGACGCGGACCGCGCCTTTGACGCGAGCCTCACCGCGCATGATCCCGCGATTGGGTACAAGGATGACTTTGACACGATGGATTGGGTGCAGGATGCCGGTCTCGAGATGTCGCAGATCATCGAAATGCCAGCCAATAATCTTGCCCTGATCGCAGAAAAACCCGTGTTCTGA
- a CDS encoding FAD-binding oxidoreductase encodes MTSFIVIGGGIAGVSAAARLSEHAQVVVLEQEDALAYHASGRSAAMFEENYGAPSTLALNRASAEYHHTNNGGYLTPRGLLLIAGEQDLAQFNADIDTLHLARISIDEARDMVPILNPKTVTLAARHDAALDLDTDRMVQDFARVVRANGGQILTRKPVSAIQRTDTGWRVDASGDVFEADMLINAAGPWADVVADLAGIRPIGITPLRRSMARLPAPGGHDLRHWPMLMGVGETWYAKPDAGKLLVSPAEEDLVPPHDAYADDMVLAEGLARYEQMVTEPVTRVETNWAGLRSFAPDRALVLGPDPDNSGFVWCAGQGGYGFQTAPAGSQLVADLALGRPTSLPADVISMLSPRRFR; translated from the coding sequence ATGACAAGTTTCATTGTCATCGGCGGCGGCATCGCCGGAGTGAGTGCCGCAGCGCGCCTGTCTGAACACGCACAAGTGGTTGTTCTGGAACAGGAAGACGCGCTGGCCTATCACGCATCAGGCCGATCGGCCGCCATGTTCGAAGAGAATTACGGTGCCCCTTCGACGCTGGCCCTGAACCGGGCCAGCGCCGAGTATCACCACACCAACAATGGCGGCTATCTGACACCGCGTGGGTTGCTGCTGATCGCAGGGGAACAGGATCTTGCCCAGTTCAATGCAGACATCGACACCCTGCATCTGGCCCGGATATCCATAGACGAAGCCCGTGACATGGTGCCGATCCTCAACCCGAAAACCGTCACCCTGGCGGCCCGTCACGACGCTGCGCTGGACCTGGATACCGACCGCATGGTGCAGGATTTTGCCCGTGTGGTGCGCGCCAATGGCGGGCAGATCCTGACCCGCAAGCCGGTCAGCGCAATACAGCGCACGGACACCGGATGGCGGGTTGATGCCTCTGGCGACGTGTTCGAAGCCGACATGCTGATCAACGCCGCTGGCCCTTGGGCAGATGTGGTTGCGGACCTGGCGGGGATACGTCCGATCGGTATCACCCCGCTGCGCCGGTCCATGGCCCGCCTGCCCGCGCCCGGCGGTCATGACCTGCGTCATTGGCCCATGCTGATGGGTGTTGGTGAAACATGGTATGCCAAACCAGACGCGGGAAAGCTGCTGGTCTCCCCCGCCGAAGAAGACCTCGTCCCCCCCCACGACGCCTATGCCGATGACATGGTTCTGGCCGAAGGGCTGGCCCGGTATGAACAGATGGTGACCGAACCCGTGACCCGCGTCGAAACAAATTGGGCCGGTTTGCGCAGCTTTGCGCCTGACCGTGCGCTGGTCTTGGGCCCCGATCCGGACAATTCCGGCTTTGTCTGGTGCGCCGGTCAGGGCGGGTACGGATTTCAAACGGCCCCGGCCGGATCGCAATTGGTTGCGGATCTGGCATTGGGCCGCCCCACATCGCTGCCCGCCGACGTTATATCCATGCTCAGTCCTCGGAGGTTCCGCTGA
- a CDS encoding phosphohydrolase has protein sequence MLDKSHKPTWTSFENATEADWHAVMAYEDAYNAALPDRILDAIRSLDEDWTPYPVNRFQHCLQAATRAHADGADDEIIVAALVHDVGDILSPYNHGELSAAMMKPYVSDKTYWILKHHCVFQGFYYNHILGGDRHARDKYRDSPYWEDCRYFCEVYDQCAFDPDYPTKPLEFFEPILRNLLSKGDGHMELAETAQDQA, from the coding sequence ATGTTGGACAAAAGCCACAAGCCCACCTGGACCAGTTTCGAGAACGCAACCGAAGCGGATTGGCACGCCGTCATGGCCTATGAGGATGCTTATAACGCAGCCCTGCCCGACCGCATTCTGGACGCCATCCGGTCCCTGGACGAAGACTGGACCCCCTATCCGGTCAACCGGTTCCAGCACTGCCTGCAGGCCGCGACCCGTGCGCATGCGGACGGAGCGGATGACGAAATCATCGTTGCCGCGCTGGTGCATGATGTCGGTGACATCCTGTCGCCCTATAACCATGGCGAACTCTCCGCAGCCATGATGAAACCTTATGTGAGCGACAAAACCTATTGGATCCTCAAACATCACTGCGTGTTCCAGGGGTTTTACTACAATCACATTCTGGGGGGAGATCGTCACGCCCGCGACAAATACCGCGACAGCCCGTATTGGGAAGATTGCCGGTACTTCTGCGAAGTCTATGACCAATGCGCGTTCGACCCTGATTATCCCACCAAACCGCTCGAGTTTTTTGAGCCCATCCTGCGAAACCTTCTCTCCAAAGGGGACGGTCATATGGAGCTGGCCGAAACCGCACAGGACCAAGCCTGA